The following proteins are encoded in a genomic region of Rickettsiales bacterium:
- a CDS encoding response regulator, which yields MNSIVRPADNFFMRQATAIAIIIVTLLMAMSAVIFYNQERAGRLAKDWVEHSYQVSMHTQVLFGKLKDAEIGERGFLLTGRKEYLEPYYNAINDTLVPVTLPVSHFVRSKFNSDAEPNNLPMEYAVPDPRVSIQNELKTLRWLTSDNIAQQRNVDEMDGVIKELLAYWDDAIRVRKSNNSMAEVSQDTGKHMMDHVRILARVMLSEESRLLEMRSDADEANTERNHMLIYGGILFFYAALVLCIWLYQRTRARAAVQVLNYTQALEKSEEELKMQQEELKASNEEIEASNEELEEKTRALEEQNTQIRRQTEELEKSRAMVIQKAQEVEQASKYKSEFLANMSHELRTPLNSLLILAKLLAANEEGNLTAEQVEEARVIHNGGLELLNLINDILDLSKVEAGKLTITADDVYIDNIVKQMQRQFAPVARESGVAFPVKIADDTPSLMRTDAQRVEQILKNLISNAFKFTERGHVALEVGRPDAKLSLQRPHLDRNNTIAFTVEDTGIGIESSKLNDIFEAFQQENGSIDRHYGGTGLGLTIARKFAHMLGGEIHVTSAKGKGSRFTLILPVSLEPSTESSEPAETVLSEPVSLQQEPAEPVSMPMPSAAEFVSDDRKVIGEKDKVLLVIEDDPQFAGALMTMAHRHGYKCLIAGDGRSGILLATQAKITAIILDLKLPDIDGMQVLEQLKDDLRTRHIPVHIISGREEPEGDAAPLRKGAAGYLRKPAEKEDIDRVFAKLDSLLPSQTKRLLVVEDDRKSQVAIESLLKKEGVQITSVNTGAAAFAQLAETTFDCIILDLRLPDMSGFEWLEQAEKSPPKNGLPPVIVYTAKELTEDENRDLHGYTGSIIIKGAKSPERLLDEVTLFLHSVESTLSREQQDIIRMQHNPDKVLQRRTILLVDDDLRNTFALSKLLKKHGMNIVIADNGQMALDKLREDPSIELVIMDIMMPIMDGYQAIREIRSQKAYARMPIIALTARAMPQEQEKCMEAGANDYMTKPVDIERLLTLLRVWLFRQEKAA from the coding sequence ATGAACAGTATCGTGCGTCCGGCAGATAATTTTTTTATGCGGCAGGCCACCGCAATTGCCATTATTATCGTGACATTGCTGATGGCTATGTCCGCTGTCATTTTTTACAATCAGGAACGCGCAGGACGTCTTGCCAAGGACTGGGTTGAGCATTCGTACCAGGTGTCCATGCATACGCAGGTGCTGTTCGGCAAACTAAAGGATGCGGAAATCGGCGAACGCGGCTTTCTGCTTACCGGCAGGAAGGAGTATCTGGAACCCTATTATAACGCCATCAACGATACGCTTGTTCCCGTTACGCTGCCGGTAAGCCATTTCGTTCGCAGCAAGTTCAATTCCGATGCCGAGCCTAACAATCTGCCAATGGAATATGCCGTACCGGATCCGCGCGTTTCCATACAGAATGAGCTGAAGACGCTGCGCTGGCTTACCTCGGATAATATCGCCCAGCAACGCAACGTAGATGAAATGGACGGGGTGATAAAAGAGCTCCTTGCCTACTGGGACGATGCTATCAGGGTGCGAAAAAGCAATAACAGCATGGCTGAAGTCTCGCAGGATACAGGCAAGCATATGATGGATCATGTGCGGATTCTGGCACGTGTGATGCTGTCAGAAGAATCGCGCCTGCTGGAAATGCGCAGCGACGCCGATGAAGCCAACACCGAACGCAATCATATGCTCATCTATGGTGGTATTCTGTTTTTCTATGCCGCGCTCGTGCTCTGCATATGGCTCTACCAACGCACCCGCGCACGCGCCGCGGTTCAGGTGCTGAACTATACGCAAGCGCTCGAGAAAAGCGAAGAAGAGCTGAAGATGCAGCAGGAAGAATTGAAAGCCTCGAACGAAGAGATCGAAGCTTCGAATGAAGAACTGGAAGAAAAAACACGGGCGCTGGAAGAGCAGAACACCCAGATCCGCCGCCAGACGGAAGAGCTGGAAAAAAGCAGAGCCATGGTTATCCAGAAGGCCCAGGAAGTGGAGCAGGCAAGTAAATATAAATCGGAATTCCTTGCCAATATGTCGCATGAACTGCGCACACCGCTTAATAGCCTGCTGATTCTGGCCAAGCTGCTGGCCGCCAATGAAGAAGGCAATCTTACAGCAGAACAGGTGGAAGAAGCCCGTGTTATCCATAATGGGGGGCTGGAGTTGCTGAACCTGATTAATGATATCCTGGATCTTTCCAAGGTGGAAGCGGGCAAGCTTACCATTACCGCCGATGATGTTTACATCGATAATATCGTCAAGCAGATGCAGCGCCAGTTCGCTCCCGTCGCCAGGGAATCCGGTGTCGCGTTCCCGGTAAAGATCGCAGATGATACCCCCTCTCTCATGCGTACAGACGCGCAGCGCGTGGAACAGATTCTGAAGAACCTGATTTCCAATGCTTTTAAGTTTACTGAACGCGGTCACGTAGCACTTGAAGTCGGCAGGCCGGATGCAAAGCTCTCCCTCCAGCGCCCTCATCTGGACCGCAATAATACTATCGCATTTACGGTGGAAGACACAGGTATCGGCATTGAATCCTCGAAGCTCAATGATATTTTTGAAGCTTTCCAGCAGGAGAATGGCTCCATCGACCGGCATTATGGCGGCACTGGCCTCGGCCTTACGATCGCGCGCAAATTCGCTCATATGCTGGGCGGTGAAATTCATGTCACAAGCGCTAAAGGTAAAGGCAGCCGGTTTACGCTTATCCTTCCCGTTTCGCTCGAACCTTCTACGGAAAGCAGCGAGCCCGCAGAGACTGTCTTATCGGAGCCCGTTTCCCTGCAGCAGGAACCGGCAGAACCGGTGAGCATGCCCATGCCTTCCGCCGCGGAATTCGTTTCCGACGATCGCAAGGTAATCGGCGAAAAAGACAAGGTGCTGCTTGTGATCGAAGACGATCCGCAATTTGCCGGAGCGTTAATGACCATGGCCCACCGGCATGGTTATAAATGCCTGATTGCCGGGGACGGGCGCTCCGGCATATTGCTTGCAACGCAGGCTAAAATCACTGCTATCATACTAGACCTGAAACTGCCGGATATTGACGGCATGCAGGTGCTGGAGCAATTGAAAGACGATTTGCGCACACGCCATATCCCGGTTCATATCATCAGCGGGCGGGAAGAACCGGAGGGCGACGCAGCGCCGCTTCGCAAGGGCGCTGCCGGATATCTGCGCAAGCCTGCGGAAAAAGAAGATATCGACCGCGTATTCGCAAAGCTGGATTCACTGCTGCCGTCGCAGACCAAGCGCCTGCTTGTCGTGGAAGACGACCGTAAGAGCCAGGTTGCCATAGAGAGCCTGCTGAAGAAAGAAGGCGTGCAGATTACCTCCGTTAACACAGGCGCAGCCGCATTCGCGCAACTGGCCGAAACCACGTTCGACTGCATTATTCTCGACCTCCGCCTGCCGGATATGAGCGGGTTTGAATGGCTGGAGCAGGCAGAAAAATCTCCGCCTAAAAATGGTTTACCCCCCGTCATCGTTTATACGGCGAAGGAACTGACGGAGGATGAAAATCGGGACCTGCATGGCTATACCGGGAGCATCATTATCAAAGGCGCGAAATCTCCAGAGCGGCTGCTCGACGAGGTGACCCTGTTCCTGCACAGCGTGGAATCCACTCTCTCGCGCGAACAGCAGGATATCATCCGCATGCAGCATAACCCGGACAAGGTCCTGCAGCGCCGCACCATCCTGCTGGTGGATGATGATCTTCGCAATACATTCGCGCTGTCCAAGCTGCTCAAAAAACACGGTATGAATATCGTGATCGCCGATAACGGCCAGATGGCGCTGGATAAACTGCGCGAGGATCCTTCCATCGAACTCGTGATCATGGATATCATGATGCCCATTATGGACGGCTATCAGGCCATTCGGGAAATCCGCAGCCAGAAGGCCTATGCAAGAATGCCGATCATCGCGCTCACGGCGCGCGCCATGCCCCAGGAGCAGGAAAAATGCATGGAAGCCGGGGCGAACGATTACATGACGAAACCCGTCGATATCGAACGTCTGCTCACGCTACTGCGCGTCTGGCTATTCAGGCAGGAAAAGGCGGCTTAA
- a CDS encoding TonB-dependent receptor — MKKILATTASMVALTLAYAGAAHAQTINYGSLQELFGEPVTTSATGKPQKASEAPVAMDIITSDDIRRSGAQTIPQILSRVDGVMNWQSTRAWSDVGVRGQNQTLNPTLLVLVNGRQVYIDTYGYTDWTLIPVQLEEIRQIEVVKGPNTALFGFNAVSGVVNIVTYNPKYDNVKEAGVTVGTGEYRKAHAVATVSPTDWASVRVSGSTMGENEFNKDSNGTTFASGSFQPEDHAQDFNLDSIFQINSKTQLRLEGSLANSNDNEAVFYSNSIVRTRVNSEKATLTSQTNIGLVEANVYQNDLISHSRASGVVPALAIENKVTVAQLQDLFKIGTDHSFRVMGEYRYNTMQGGPLMGNGDIFYSVWAGSAMWNWAITPKLELTNAVRLDTLDLGRRGPFTTPFTSDANFDESTTALSENSGLVWKATDLDTFRVSYARGIQAPSLVDYGIDLTIPTGFPGVNAYTVGQPALKPSIVTNYELGYDRLISQIGGKLRTDVYYKNTRDVMSTSAQQLSALVSQAGNIGDTRTEGLELKLDGRFLQDWSWGLGYAYQTTDDNFTVNQSFISVPIDFQDTFPHHVLNGHLGWAKGPWEADVYGQVASGYKAITTTAVPSHDALVDVNDFHTLSARVGYTFDPGITIALSGLDISQASVPTSFGLEEEREVFLSLSKKF; from the coding sequence ATGAAAAAAATCCTTGCTACAACTGCCAGTATGGTTGCTCTGACGCTTGCTTATGCGGGCGCGGCGCATGCGCAAACAATTAATTACGGCAGTTTACAGGAACTGTTCGGCGAACCGGTCACCACCAGCGCCACAGGCAAACCCCAGAAAGCATCGGAAGCCCCGGTGGCAATGGACATCATCACTTCTGATGATATCCGCCGCAGCGGTGCTCAGACCATCCCGCAGATCCTGAGCCGTGTTGATGGCGTAATGAACTGGCAGAGCACGCGCGCCTGGTCCGACGTAGGCGTTCGCGGACAGAACCAGACACTGAACCCGACCCTGCTCGTACTGGTAAACGGCCGTCAGGTATATATCGACACTTACGGCTATACGGACTGGACGCTGATCCCCGTGCAGCTTGAAGAAATCCGCCAGATCGAAGTCGTCAAAGGCCCCAATACCGCCTTGTTCGGCTTTAACGCAGTTAGCGGCGTGGTCAATATTGTGACCTACAATCCGAAATACGATAACGTCAAAGAAGCAGGCGTCACAGTCGGCACCGGTGAATATCGTAAGGCGCATGCTGTTGCGACCGTAAGCCCGACCGATTGGGCCAGCGTCCGCGTATCCGGCAGCACGATGGGTGAAAACGAATTCAATAAAGACTCCAATGGCACAACGTTTGCGAGCGGTTCGTTCCAGCCTGAAGATCATGCACAGGATTTCAATCTGGACTCGATCTTCCAGATCAATTCGAAGACTCAGTTGCGCTTGGAAGGAAGTCTGGCAAACAGCAATGACAACGAAGCAGTATTCTACAGCAACTCTATCGTACGCACGCGCGTTAATAGCGAAAAAGCCACACTGACTTCTCAGACCAATATAGGCCTTGTTGAAGCGAATGTTTATCAAAACGATCTGATTTCACATTCAAGAGCATCCGGAGTAGTTCCTGCGCTCGCGATTGAAAATAAAGTAACGGTAGCGCAGCTGCAGGATCTGTTCAAGATCGGTACCGACCACAGCTTCCGTGTGATGGGTGAGTATCGCTATAACACCATGCAGGGGGGGCCGTTAATGGGGAATGGTGATATATTTTATAGTGTCTGGGCTGGTTCGGCCATGTGGAACTGGGCTATCACGCCGAAATTGGAACTGACGAACGCTGTGCGTCTGGATACACTCGATCTGGGGCGCCGCGGGCCATTTACTACTCCCTTTACAAGCGATGCCAATTTCGATGAAAGCACCACAGCTTTGAGCGAAAACAGCGGCCTGGTATGGAAAGCGACGGATTTAGATACATTCCGTGTGTCTTATGCACGTGGTATCCAGGCGCCTTCGCTGGTGGATTACGGGATAGACTTAACCATACCCACTGGATTTCCAGGCGTAAATGCTTATACGGTTGGCCAGCCGGCCCTGAAGCCTTCGATTGTTACCAACTATGAACTTGGTTACGATCGTCTGATCAGCCAGATCGGCGGCAAATTGCGCACGGATGTTTATTATAAAAACACGCGCGATGTAATGTCTACCAGCGCACAGCAGCTTTCAGCACTCGTATCGCAGGCTGGTAATATCGGTGATACCCGTACCGAAGGTCTGGAATTGAAACTTGATGGCCGTTTCCTGCAGGATTGGAGCTGGGGATTGGGCTATGCCTATCAGACCACGGATGATAATTTCACCGTGAATCAGTCCTTTATCTCAGTGCCGATCGACTTCCAGGATACCTTCCCGCATCACGTGCTGAATGGTCACCTGGGCTGGGCGAAAGGTCCTTGGGAAGCTGACGTTTACGGTCAGGTTGCTTCCGGATATAAAGCAATCACAACAACGGCAGTGCCAAGTCACGATGCTCTGGTGGACGTGAATGATTTCCACACGCTGTCTGCCCGCGTTGGTTATACGTTCGATCCGGGTATCACGATTGCGCTGTCCGGTCTGGATATCTCTCAGGCAAGCGTACCGACCAGTTTCGGGCTTGAAGAAGAGCGCGAGGTATTCCTGTCTCTGTCCAAAAAGTTCTAA
- a CDS encoding response regulator, translated as MPMGRRAEVLLVEDNEGDIELTEMAFLQSRTPSRLWVSHNGQEALDFLMKKDSFGQSPTPDIILLDLNMPRMDGKTFLDVLKRDESLRIIPVIVFTSSNAPKDIAEAYQKHANSYIIKPFSLEEYSEVVKQVEDFWIKLSQLPTVR; from the coding sequence ATGCCCATGGGCAGACGCGCAGAAGTATTGCTGGTTGAGGATAATGAAGGCGACATCGAACTGACCGAAATGGCTTTCCTGCAGAGCAGGACGCCCTCCCGTCTCTGGGTTTCCCATAACGGTCAGGAAGCCTTGGATTTTCTGATGAAAAAGGACAGTTTTGGCCAATCCCCCACGCCGGATATCATTCTGCTGGATCTGAATATGCCGCGCATGGACGGAAAAACGTTCCTTGATGTGCTAAAGCGCGACGAAAGCCTACGGATCATTCCCGTCATAGTATTCACAAGCTCCAATGCCCCAAAAGATATCGCTGAGGCCTATCAAAAGCACGCCAATTCCTATATAATTAAACCGTTCAGCCTCGAAGAATATAGCGAGGTCGTGAAGCAGGTAGAAGATTTCTGGATCAAATTGTCGCAACTTCCCACCGTGAGGTAA
- a CDS encoding EAL domain-containing protein: protein MALPSLQQPTPLQILLIEDNEGDAFLVQETLEDTRAGFAVSHAYSIAEAEPMYRAQDFDILLLDLSLPGISGLDAVEKLQHDLPRTPIIVMTGLNDETKALYAMQAGAQDYLVKGRYSNEALPRAIRYAIERKRFENEVIELAHFDRVTRLMHSDIFRSNLEAAIIMAAQNGMHLAVLLVSLRRFRDVTTMLGHEAGNALLKEVAVRLKECLMAQDCAARLEGDEFVLLLTGSRARDEELPGIAQRIMEHIQMPFFLEGAQAEIGCSIGIATYPACGRSAGELMKHADIALHRARQATKDEFQFFTDKLNVEFVERMTLEKELREALKSRLLVPYYQPIMDLKNNTVCGVETLLHWQHPEKGLIPPGAFMPIAQKSDLVVDISAYVTELACNDYRLWKKNLPQTFYVTINLSGKDIQSQSFTDRLAKILGDSGMNPKNIALEITECALTDDAKQSIEALRKCREMGASIFVDDFGTGYSSLSYLSVLPLDILKIHRSFVSGIETNEHNRLIATSTIHLAKGLGLKVIAEGIETGAQKDLLTELGCDKAQGSFFAKPMTAGELMKWLPKTA from the coding sequence ATGGCTCTACCTTCCCTACAACAGCCTACCCCTCTTCAGATCCTGTTGATTGAGGATAATGAAGGGGATGCGTTCCTGGTGCAGGAGACACTGGAAGATACTCGAGCGGGATTTGCCGTCTCCCACGCTTACAGCATCGCCGAAGCGGAGCCCATGTACCGCGCGCAGGATTTCGACATATTGCTGCTCGATTTGAGTCTTCCCGGCATTTCCGGGCTCGACGCAGTGGAGAAGCTCCAGCATGACCTGCCGCGCACTCCCATCATCGTCATGACAGGCCTCAACGATGAAACCAAAGCGCTATATGCCATGCAGGCCGGGGCGCAGGATTATCTGGTCAAAGGGCGCTACAGCAACGAGGCCCTGCCGCGTGCGATCCGCTATGCCATCGAGCGCAAGCGTTTTGAGAATGAAGTCATCGAGCTTGCCCATTTTGACCGAGTAACAAGGCTGATGCACAGCGATATTTTCCGCAGCAATCTGGAAGCCGCCATTATCATGGCCGCGCAGAACGGGATGCATCTGGCCGTACTGCTAGTCAGCCTGCGGCGCTTCCGTGACGTGACGACCATGCTCGGCCACGAGGCTGGTAATGCGCTGCTCAAAGAGGTCGCCGTGCGGCTGAAGGAGTGCCTTATGGCACAGGATTGCGCCGCGCGCCTCGAAGGCGACGAGTTCGTACTGCTCCTCACCGGAAGCCGCGCACGGGATGAGGAACTGCCCGGCATTGCCCAGCGCATTATGGAACATATCCAGATGCCGTTTTTCCTTGAGGGCGCGCAAGCAGAGATCGGCTGCAGTATAGGTATCGCCACTTATCCCGCCTGCGGCAGGAGCGCTGGCGAACTTATGAAACATGCCGACATCGCCCTGCACCGCGCAAGGCAAGCCACCAAGGATGAATTCCAGTTCTTCACCGACAAGCTGAATGTCGAATTCGTCGAGCGCATGACACTGGAGAAAGAATTGCGGGAAGCGCTGAAATCGCGCCTGCTCGTGCCGTATTACCAGCCGATCATGGATTTGAAAAACAACACGGTCTGCGGCGTGGAAACGCTGCTGCACTGGCAGCATCCGGAAAAAGGGTTGATTCCGCCGGGGGCATTCATGCCCATCGCCCAGAAATCCGATCTTGTGGTCGATATCAGCGCTTATGTGACGGAACTGGCCTGTAATGACTACCGCTTATGGAAGAAAAACCTGCCGCAGACGTTTTATGTGACTATTAACTTAAGCGGTAAGGATATCCAAAGCCAAAGCTTTACCGACAGGCTGGCCAAGATTCTCGGCGATAGCGGCATGAACCCGAAGAACATTGCGCTCGAGATCACCGAATGCGCCCTCACGGACGATGCAAAACAGAGCATCGAGGCGCTGCGCAAATGCAGGGAAATGGGCGCTTCCATCTTTGTAGACGATTTCGGCACGGGTTATTCTTCGCTCAGCTATTTAAGCGTGCTGCCGCTTGATATTCTGAAGATTCACCGCTCGTTTGTGAGCGGTATCGAAACCAACGAGCATAATCGCCTGATCGCCACTTCCACCATTCATCTGGCCAAGGGGCTTGGGCTCAAGGTAATTGCGGAAGGCATTGAAACCGGAGCGCAGAAAGACCTTCTCACGGAACTTGGCTGTGACAAAGCACAAGGCAGCTTCTTCGCCAAGCCAATGACAGCGGGTGAGCTGATGAAATGGCTGCCTAAGACGGCATAA
- a CDS encoding alpha/beta hydrolase: protein MKLCALLTAVGSLTIAMLYLSPAPANAFGPLRALLHRSHSDSSFDAESDGYGYFFNHLSCNKAVRAESRGSHRESTSIAPNYTASYGSSPLQTLDVYAPSKRENSSLPIIVMVHGGAWCVGDKRMDKVVTHKAKRWVSKGFLFVSVDYRMLPQHADIMTQAADVASAIAYVQAHAAQWGGNPAEVIVMGHSAGAHLVSLLNSDPQLAAQYGAHPWLGTISLDSAALDVPMSMHAQHPVFYDDAFGSDPSVWLAASPFQHLSRRSLPWLGVCSSQRKDSCPHAHAYAKRAQQLGVKASVLEEDMKHAEVNDRLGEDPSYTDAVESFMASLSADIAHHLK from the coding sequence ATGAAATTATGCGCATTATTAACCGCTGTCGGTTCGCTTACTATTGCGATGCTTTACCTCTCTCCTGCTCCTGCTAATGCTTTTGGTCCTTTGCGTGCATTGCTTCACCGCTCTCACAGCGACTCCTCTTTCGATGCGGAAAGTGACGGCTACGGATATTTCTTCAATCACTTAAGCTGCAACAAAGCAGTGCGGGCGGAAAGCCGGGGTTCTCACCGGGAAAGCACTTCCATTGCTCCCAACTATACAGCGTCCTATGGCTCCAGCCCATTACAGACGCTGGATGTCTATGCTCCTTCCAAACGAGAAAACAGTTCATTGCCAATCATTGTGATGGTGCATGGCGGCGCGTGGTGTGTCGGCGATAAGCGCATGGATAAAGTCGTCACCCATAAAGCGAAGCGCTGGGTATCCAAAGGCTTTTTGTTTGTCTCCGTCGACTACCGCATGCTGCCGCAGCACGCGGACATTATGACGCAGGCCGCAGATGTTGCTTCCGCTATCGCCTATGTCCAGGCCCATGCGGCGCAATGGGGCGGCAATCCCGCGGAAGTTATTGTGATGGGGCATTCGGCCGGAGCGCATCTGGTTTCCCTGCTCAATTCCGATCCGCAGCTCGCGGCCCAATACGGTGCGCATCCCTGGCTCGGCACAATTTCGCTCGACAGCGCAGCGCTCGATGTTCCGATGAGCATGCATGCGCAGCATCCGGTTTTCTATGACGATGCGTTTGGCTCCGATCCTTCCGTGTGGCTGGCCGCTTCGCCGTTTCAGCATTTATCGCGCCGCTCATTGCCCTGGCTGGGCGTCTGTTCTTCCCAGCGCAAGGATTCCTGTCCGCATGCTCATGCCTATGCCAAACGCGCGCAGCAATTAGGGGTCAAAGCAAGCGTACTGGAAGAGGATATGAAACATGCAGAAGTTAACGACAGGCTCGGCGAAGACCCATCTTATACGGATGCTGTCGAATCGTTTATGGCATCGCTTAGCGCCGACATAGCACACCACCTGAAATAG
- a CDS encoding response regulator: protein MNQPLLKPDNFPTSDAALRPNILIVDDRKENLLATEKILRHLDADIFKAGSGNEALSLMLRHRFALVLLDVQMPEMDGFETAKLMQDHDDMKNTPIIFVTAISKEEKYATQAAEIGAVDYIFKPINPEILKSKVKVYLDIYVQREEILKLNSVLRQSNEELERFAYICSHDMQEPVRMMNSYAELLSNKYAEQLDEKATKYLRFISSNARHLQKMIMDILEFSRVGRESPTLERIDSHRVAMEVIGKFESLIAEKGAKIECEDLPVIRTSDTLMRALFQNIIGNALKFHDGSKTPEIHVHAEEQPDGWLFSITDNGIGIDPQYNDKVFAIFQRIHRRELYPGTGIGLSTCKKLVELYGGRIWFESILGAGTTFYFIIPKKE, encoded by the coding sequence ATGAATCAGCCTTTGTTAAAACCGGATAATTTTCCGACTTCCGATGCTGCATTGAGGCCCAATATCCTCATTGTGGATGACCGCAAGGAGAATCTGCTCGCGACGGAAAAAATCCTGCGGCACCTGGATGCGGATATTTTCAAGGCCGGTTCCGGCAATGAAGCCCTGTCGCTCATGCTGCGCCACCGTTTCGCGCTTGTGCTGCTGGACGTACAGATGCCGGAGATGGACGGATTCGAGACGGCCAAGCTTATGCAGGACCATGACGATATGAAAAATACGCCGATCATCTTCGTTACGGCGATCAGCAAAGAAGAGAAATATGCGACGCAGGCCGCGGAAATTGGTGCGGTGGATTATATCTTCAAGCCCATCAACCCTGAAATCCTCAAAAGCAAAGTGAAGGTTTATCTTGATATTTACGTCCAGCGCGAGGAGATACTGAAGCTCAACTCCGTCCTGCGCCAGTCCAACGAGGAGCTGGAACGTTTCGCCTATATCTGTTCGCACGACATGCAGGAGCCTGTGCGTATGATGAACAGCTATGCGGAATTGCTTAGCAATAAATACGCAGAGCAGCTGGACGAAAAAGCGACCAAATACTTACGCTTCATTTCCAGCAATGCTCGCCACTTACAGAAAATGATCATGGATATTCTTGAATTTTCACGCGTGGGCAGGGAATCGCCGACACTGGAGCGGATCGACAGCCATAGGGTAGCAATGGAAGTGATCGGCAAATTCGAATCCCTCATCGCAGAGAAAGGCGCAAAGATTGAGTGTGAAGACCTGCCGGTGATCCGCACTTCCGATACGCTCATGCGCGCTTTGTTCCAGAATATCATTGGCAATGCGCTGAAATTTCATGACGGCTCGAAAACTCCTGAAATACACGTTCATGCCGAAGAACAGCCGGATGGATGGCTATTCTCCATCACGGATAACGGTATCGGCATAGACCCGCAATATAACGACAAGGTATTCGCCATTTTCCAGCGCATCCACCGCAGGGAGCTTTATCCCGGCACGGGGATCGGGCTCAGCACTTGCAAGAAACTCGTGGAGCTTTATGGCGGCCGTATCTGGTTTGAATCTATCCTCGGCGCCGGAACCACTTTTTACTTTATCATACCGAAAAAGGAGTAG
- a CDS encoding protein-glutamate O-methyltransferase CheR: MASLTPPPAIYDASDTEQIEIDLLLAGIRSRYGYDFSHYSHASLKRRLERAREQAGLKRFTQLLDLLLHNEASFDEFLKAMSVTVTTMFRDPLFYRTVREKIIPVFKTFPFVKIWHPGCATGEEVYSMAIVLHEEGFLERARIYATDFNKHSLDIAQKAVYPGRNLTGYEANYREAGGKGDFSDYYSDRYELVKFKNFLQERITFSYHNLVTDGVFGEMNLICCRNVLIYFDKVLQERVLTLFAQSLRHGGFLCLGNKESLKYTGVKPQFENVDSKQRVFRKLHTEDIYHAL, translated from the coding sequence ATGGCATCCCTTACCCCTCCCCCAGCCATATATGACGCCAGCGACACCGAACAGATCGAGATCGATCTGCTGCTTGCAGGCATCCGCAGCCGCTATGGTTATGATTTCAGCCATTATTCGCATGCCTCGCTTAAACGCCGCCTGGAGCGCGCACGCGAGCAGGCAGGATTGAAGCGGTTTACTCAGCTGCTGGACCTGCTGCTGCACAATGAAGCCAGCTTCGATGAATTCCTGAAGGCCATGTCCGTCACGGTTACGACGATGTTTCGCGATCCGCTATTTTACCGCACCGTACGCGAGAAAATCATCCCTGTGTTTAAGACCTTCCCTTTTGTCAAAATCTGGCATCCGGGTTGCGCCACCGGGGAAGAAGTTTATTCCATGGCCATTGTGCTGCACGAGGAAGGTTTTCTGGAACGCGCACGGATTTATGCGACGGATTTCAATAAACACTCGCTTGATATTGCACAGAAAGCCGTCTACCCGGGGCGCAATCTCACCGGATATGAGGCTAATTACCGTGAAGCCGGCGGCAAGGGCGACTTCTCCGACTATTACAGCGACCGGTATGAGCTCGTGAAATTCAAGAATTTCCTGCAGGAACGCATCACCTTTTCCTACCATAACCTGGTTACGGACGGTGTATTCGGAGAAATGAACCTGATCTGCTGCCGCAATGTGCTTATTTACTTCGACAAGGTGCTGCAGGAGCGCGTGCTTACCCTGTTTGCGCAAAGCCTGCGCCATGGCGGATTCCTGTGTCTTGGCAACAAGGAGAGCCTTAAATATACTGGCGTAAAGCCGCAGTTCGAGAATGTGGATTCCAAGCAGCGTGTTTTCCGTAAACTTCATACGGAGGATATCTATCATGCGCTATGA
- a CDS encoding chemotaxis protein CheB → MRYEAIVIGVSAGGLQALKTLLPALSSTSLPPIAIVQHIEEHSGSFMVEYLDQLCSFSVKEAEDKEPMLAGHAYLAPAGYHLLVEPDRTFSLSVDERVNYCRPSVDILFESAAEAFGNSLIGVILTGGNKDGAKGLQTVAARGGVTIVQHPETAEAQPMPRAAREAVPEAACLPLEQIAPFLMQLCTSPSKKKRIP, encoded by the coding sequence ATGCGCTATGAGGCTATTGTGATCGGGGTATCGGCGGGGGGGCTGCAGGCGCTCAAAACGCTGCTGCCTGCACTAAGCAGCACTTCCTTGCCGCCTATTGCCATCGTGCAGCATATCGAGGAGCATTCCGGCAGCTTCATGGTGGAATATCTCGACCAGCTATGCAGTTTCAGTGTCAAAGAAGCCGAAGATAAGGAGCCGATGCTTGCCGGTCATGCCTATCTTGCCCCGGCGGGCTATCATTTGCTGGTCGAGCCGGACCGCACATTCAGCCTGTCGGTCGACGAGCGCGTGAATTACTGCCGCCCGTCCGTGGATATTCTGTTTGAAAGCGCGGCGGAAGCCTTCGGCAATAGCCTGATAGGTGTTATCCTGACCGGTGGGAATAAAGACGGGGCGAAAGGACTGCAAACCGTCGCCGCACGCGGCGGAGTTACTATCGTACAGCATCCTGAAACCGCTGAGGCGCAGCCCATGCCCCGGGCCGCACGCGAAGCCGTGCCCGAAGCAGCCTGCCTTCCGCTGGAACAGATCGCGCCGTTTTTGATGCAATTATGCACTTCACCTTCCAAGAAGAAGAGGATTCCATGA